The sequence GTTTGTATTCAATATGAGTAATTTACAGGATTTGTTAAcgtctaaataaaataaatacatttctaaaaacaaattaactcaTGTTATGGTTGTTCAGCCCTACCTGATGTCGgctttctttggttttaaatctgcagcttttattcctGGCTGGTTACTTGGTGTGAAGTTTAAAGTTGTAGGAGAGATGGAGCCACATGCTTGCTTTTTAAGTCCACCCCCCATACACACTCTCACacccagacacacactcacacacacacactgagtcaGCCTTGCGTCACTGAGAAAGGCGGTGGTCTTTCAGTGCATGCTGCAAACAGCTGGTTTGTTTTAGTCCTTTTCCATGGAAACGTGTAGTTACACTCTGAAAAAATCTGCCccacacagtaaaacaaaaagaaaaaaaataaacttcttgtTTCAGGGTTTAAAGCGTAATTACATGCAAACACCCGACTTGTTCCGTTTACTTACTGATGTATTTACTTTGCCTggtatatatttttcttttaaaataagaaattaaacctctttcaaaactttttctatttttaaataaaaaatttattttgttaatttgagagaaaaattacaaatattcaATATAAACGTAGCCCACCACAGACCTATCTTAAACTTTACTTGTTTTGTAAAGGCATTTACCcaaacataataataaataaagatggaatcTCAGATTTGCATCTAttccacagataaaaaaaaatgtatttgggTTTTGAGGATGTTGGATCGGAAGTTTTTCTAAGTTGGTGCCAGAAACAGTTTTGACTTCTCTTGTGGTCACAGAGGGGCTGTTCACAAGCTAAATGCCGCCCTCTTCTGGCCATCATTGAAAACTGCAGAAGTgaataaaagttttcaaaaagtgaaatgttccggggttttatttttaactccgCATTGCTTTCCTTCTCtcttcatttttgttgtcaAGTGGCTGTCTCTGTGGGTGTGACAATGTTCAAGTAAATCCTGTTTAGGTTTTTTGGCTTCAAAACTCTgactcaaacaaaaataaataaaacaaattgaaaaaaaaaaggtttcttggTTTGCGGTGGTGCTGTCACTGCCGTCCTAACCTAACCATGATTACATCCCTAGGGAATTTCTTTACAGACAAATCTGTTGACCACTCATAAGGGTCCACACCCTGAACCGCTGAGGCTGGCATGAACCAGCAACCTGCTTCATGTCGGACCCAAATACACAGCAGGAAACTGATGTCACACAGAGGCTGTGCACCAAACTGGTGACTTACagggaaaaaacaacagcatATGCTAGTTTTCCCCAAGAGtttgaacatttctgtcaaTGAACTTCAAATTTCATTGACAgaaatttcttttcattttgcgTGGTTTCAGGAGCAACCTTAACTATGACACCAgaaccttttcagttttctaaaaagGATAGGATTTTATGAAATCTGGATGCAACTAACATTCAGTCAACTGTTCAAATGTTTTCCTCTGAAtgcactttctctttttttataaattgctTCATGTAATTGTCGCCCACCTCCAAAGGCGAATGTGAAGCTATAATGTTTTGACCCATGTCTGTGCGTACGTTTGTTTGTAGCTTCAGCAAAACAACTCATAAatcactaaatggattttaatgaaactcacggAAAGtcattattggatgtacatctacaaccaattcacttttggagtcagcccaactCAAggtggcagccacagctaaatgacccttagaaaacacaaaaatggttataacgttacagatattgacctaactGTTGTGTGGTAGCTGACAGATGATGTTCTCAGAGCACTGagacatcttgtgagatctcacaatatcacatgagaaaAACCATcaagtcatttacaaggtttgacaaaaacagtttcaacCCTGTTCCTTCTCTGCATAAGATGAGTTCAGTTTAtgactctggcataaaaggagGCGAATGATGTAGATTACTTCAAGTTATAGCCAGACTGCttggtgttttctgtcataTGTCTGGTTAAGCACTACAGTTTGTTGATTAATCAACTGCATCAACTTGTTCTAACTTCCATAAGGACCTCATAAACTCGGTTGGGGGTTTTCCAAAGGAATCGGAGCACAAACATGTATTGCAACAAACAACATTGGTGTGTAAGGTCCTGTtccacacacataaaaatatttttgaattgagGTCTCGTAAACCTTGACAAGCTCCAGTGTTTGTGTGGAGCTCAAGCGAGTGCCTGACGGTGACTCACTCCCTCTGCCACACCCAAGCAACCAAATTCACTTAAATCATTTTGGGGGTTTTCTAAAGTCGTTTCACCAGATGAACACCTGACGTTTCTGGACTGCAGCTGCCCTGCTTTGTTTTGCAGGATGCTAACAAAATCATTTTGGGATCTCGTTCAGTTAAAGACATGGCAGTCCCCAGCAAGTACGAGATTCACTGTCGAGCTGCTCTCACACTCAGCTTGTTGCTGCAAATGTTGTGACCGCATCAGAGGCAGCTCGATTCGTTGCACACTATATTACACTCCTAAACATTTGCATGTAGATTTACAGCCAGGCCTGTGGCTATAAATTATGCACATGTGGCTTTTCAGGCCCTTATACTTAAGGCACACTTGTCCTAGAGACTTGTTTAGTGGGGAGATGTGAGGAGCAGCACATTTGTACATTGTTATTTTTTGAGCACCAACAAAAGCATACGGATATAGCCTGCCACTGTTGCTTGTGTGGGCTAATTTTAAACAGTGCTATTTTGGTATTCTGTTAAAAGCTAATTAGATCAGCAACACccgtttgtttattttttactgcatACTGAAACTATTTGTATTTGACATCAAAAGACGTCTCAATTTTAACTGTTATTTTTTGGTCTTTGCATCAGAAATCACCTCACAAGTGAAGTTACCCATTTTTTAGGTGAACAGAATTAATGATACATGTAACTAATTGGGGATTAGTTACATGTATCATGTACATGTACATGAAAGAAGTGAAAGGTTTCTGTTAAAGATTgggtctttttttctgtattctgtaattcttttgtgtgtttctttgttctgtCTCTTGTGTTTCATTATGAGTTGAAGCAGTTTTGATTACACAGTTgactttctgttctgttcttgtAATTTTAGTGATAACCTCCTGATGTCCTCAGTTGTCCCCAGTCCCGGTTCTTTACATACCACCTGGCTtttgttagtaatcagcacacctatTTTCAATCACCCTATGAATCTATTTATATTAAtagtttttctctgtctttgtcaGAATTTCTTTTAACCTCTATTTCTTTTCAATGGTTTTGAGgggttttttctgtttaatgctTGGTTTTGGTTATTAAAGAATTTCCCTCAAATCGTGAATCCTTCTTTGCATTTGAgtcccacaaaaaaaaactccacttcGTGCAAGTTTTAGACTGGCTTTAAACCAAGCTGAGCTGCATTTTTCCCtgctaaaaaggaaaataaagaaagaaactgccaaaacaaacaactgaaataGGCTGCAGTGAAGGACAAGGCAaaacttttatgatttttgggTTGCCAGCTGCAGTTATTGTATACTAAGAATTTGCAACTAAACTTTTTTGGCTTCCACTATCACAGAGGtcagtgtctctgtgtggaGCTGAAGGTGTCATCACCTGTAAACCAAATGGTTCTGCTTagactttcagaataaaagtctggTTCAGCTCATGCCAGATGACGCTGTAATGACATTTCTTTAAAGCCACAACTTCAAAAGTGAAGCTTGTACAGTttgactaataaaaaaaagttttataccTAAAATGGTCAGGACCGTGATGATAGCAATCATAAATGAATATGATGATATTTAATTTAGCTTAtgtgatgtatttatttaaaagcttctGTCATTGACGTGTGAATGCGTTTGAGTTGGAGATTACTGTGAGAATGCCTGAATTTGTTTGACCCTAAACATCTATATGAAGAGTACCATAATACATAATGTATGCCATAAAATCTGCGGTGGCTGTACATGTTGTCTTGTCTGAATATGGGACACCTATCAGGGGTTGCTGGAGAACCCTCTGCACCCCTACTTGCCTTGGCTTCATCATAGTAAGAACAAATGAGTTCAGCTATTTTTGCTGAATCTTTTTTTCAACATCTGCAGACTTTTTGCCGCAGATCACAGTCTGTCAGGCAGCCCTGTGGGgtaaacatcaaattaaaaacttttggGTCTGATAAGTAAGAACCAAAAGAAGAGTAAGAACCACACTGTAAACACTGAACTCAAACTGTTGACTTTACTGATTTCTTTCAGCTCACATGTTGATTCTCCACCATCTTTCCTGCTCAGCCAGACGCCATTGTCGTCTTGATCCAGGAAACGTAATTACACACTTTCGTGTACACCCCAGGCTTGTTCTTCTGAGCACAACCGTGTCCCCAGGACACGACTCCCTGGAGCTCTCCGTCACACATCATAGGACCCCCAGAGTCTCCCTGAGGTCAAAAGACACGACAGGTTCTTAGGTTATTTACAGGCGACATATACTGCTGCAgggcaaaaacatgacatgATCATAATATTACCTGGCAGGAATCCTTCCCTCCCTCAAGATATCCGGCACAGATCATGTTTTCAGTGATTTGAAATGGATACGAGTTGAAGCAGGTGTCATCACTCAGGAGAGGAGCATCCAGGCACTGCAACTTATGTGGATATCTCgctgtaaaaacacacatcagtAATTTCTATATGACCAATTTGACTGATCACTTCTTAAACAGCTGGATGGAATAGTTTTATGAAGCAAACCAACTCACAGCCCTCATCACTCGGGCGAATATTCCCCCACCCAGATATCCGACACATGGTCCCAGCGCTGGCACACTTGGATGGGAGCGCAGCGGGGCGGATGTAGCTGTTCAGAGTGGCAGGTTGACTCAGTTTGATCAGCATGATGTCGCCGTCCTGCGTACGGGGGTTGTAGTCAGGGTGGCGAATGTATTTCGCAGACATGATGTGCTGCTCAGTACTTTCTGGCTCCCAGATGTCGTGCTCCCCCAGCCGAACTTCGACGTCCGacctgaacaaaataaaaccgcCTTTGGAAacagttctctttttttttctttgatgttCCTACAAAATAACTGGAAAACTTAAATTTACCATGTCAAGCCCTATAAACTGTCATCAGCGTCAACCAGCTGTAGGTTTACGAGCTTTCAAAATGAACCTTTTTAGTCCATCGTGCTTCTTACTTTGGTTTGCAGTGTGCAGCTGAGAGCACCCACTCATCTGACAGAAGAGTCCCTCCGCAGTAGTTGTACCCTGTGAACAGCGACACCTGGTAGGGCACAGAGTTCTTTAGGCACTCATACCCTCCAACTATCTTGTCATCATACTTCAGGGCAGctgtggatttaaaaacaagaataaataagaGCCAGAATCAGGAAAAACAGTTTACTGTTACTGATCATTAATTTCCAATGACACCTCTCGCCTCCCTTTTTGAATATTTTGGATCATACCTGCCCTTCCTAAGAagatcagaaaaagaaagagcttCATGCTTCTTCGGTCTTGCCAGTAATGTGCTCTCACTCTTAGTTTCAGTTATTTAAGTCCTCCTATCTCctttttttacagtcttttaTCACCTCAAACACTAAACATGTGTAACATTTCCCAAGAGATTCTGAGCTTTAAGTACACAGTACagtatataagaaaaaaaaaacactgtgaaCATTCTTTATTTGGGTAAAACTGCTGAGAAAAGTTGTTGAAACGCAAATAAATGTACAATCCTCCCTTATTTGTACACTTTTACTCAGAACATTTGCATTTGTGTCCATACTGGTTATATAATGAGCTGTTAAATtagtttcagctcttttttatttgaacttttactGTGATCCTGCTGAAAATGTCTTAATTAAAATAtccaactgatttacttttggagtcaacctagttcaagatggctgccacagccagctgaccttagacaACATACaactggctataactcggtcGATTTCAtagatacagagctaaaattaagtgtggtagaagctgagagtcttccccaacacacactttgagtgTTACATATtcgcctaaaactttggcattacctgttgAAGTCGAcactatctgtctgttagcaaaatatctcatgaacaactaaTCATTGGAAATtcatccacagctgattaacatttaaagtaaacttAATGATGAGTCAATtcaaagatggccaccacagctaatcaggattagtcaacacaaaaatggctgtaattcactcagctttacagatattgagctaaaatttgatgaagtagtagctgagggtcatttaCAGGCATCCTGTGAGCCTTAACATTTAACAGATAAAGACCAAATTATATCCAACTCCTTCATTTtacaacacaagatgattttaatctaaaactctggcatgaaagttcTTTCATCTATTTAATCTATTAGATAATACAAGGtgattgtgtttaaaaacactttgtccaaaatgattgttttactgtatttctCTAATTCGCAtgacatttaaatgaactctgCACTTATACTTTTGCAAAACTATTCGAGTTCTGCTAAATTAAGACTGACTCACTGTTTCAGTACGAAGAGGAACCGACAGGTACCGCGCTCCGTCAGTCATGTATGAACAGAGGTGATTATCAGCACTAGACAGGGAAATGTTTAAACGGGAGGGGAACGTTTATCCAGACCCTGTGATTAAACACTTACGGTTAAAATACAACGCATACCCATCGAGCAGAGGCAGGTACTCGCCCCTGTCATTACTGTGACACACTCAGATCCTCTGACtctctgcatttttatttgattagctgtaaaaaataaaaaaaaaatgttgtaacactgaaaactaaaatcacaGTGTTGAAAATCCTTTAAAGGGCATAGTTAATTTGAAAAAgatcagctgaaatatttgcTTTCACATTTGTTACAGGATTTAGGGCAAATAACAGTTCAAGGCCtcatgtgttgtgaatttttttataaaaggaacaaagtttctccaaaagaaaaacacttataACATATAATGGTCTAAAACATCTGTGCCCATGATATCATCACAAACGGTACACAAAGCAGTGTTTGAGGATCTTGcttaaattagtttgttttccttGAATGGTATAGTTTAAATTAATATTCcctaaattattttcatttccttGTAAAATAAGAACTCTTGTTGCATGTGTTTGTCGAGCTGCGCTTGTTTACTTGTTTAGATTTCACTAAACCTACTTGTAAAGTCTCGCCACATCCTCATCAAAGGGCAGATTACGGCTGAACGTTCCTGTAAGCCTCATCCACGTCTTATTAGTGGGAGCTAAACAGACAATCTCAtctaaaatgtgcaacaaacgGAAACACTGACTGAGCCAGCAGTGCAGATGTAAATACCTTTGAGTCTCACACATGGCTGCCGAGTGCCTCTTCAGTTTCacatctgcacaaaaacaacaatcaggaggTGATCTCTGGATGACTGAAACATTCAGGTTAGATTACAAAATACTCATCTAACCTAAAACTTCTACTGATTTGTAGGTTTTTCCAACgcttttgattttctttcaacagtTTAAAATCCTCTCCATGGTTGAAATatacagaaattaaaggcctagcattccttgaactCATGCATAtcgagttttagactaaaatcatcttaattgagaaatgacagagattCACACACATGATTCATTCTCCCTGTGACCTTGCATACACTgggaaagctaaaagaaaacttaaagaagGGCTTATTGAGCATAAAATCTCCATTTGTAGGAATGATTGTGACTACCTGTTGCTGTGCATTTCAATGCCCACCATGACATTTCCTCACTTAGGTTTTGTGGTAGTAAGTCACCACTTCAGGATGGAGACCTTGACAAATTACTCAAATAATTTCATGTACTCATTGGATTTATAATCTTCAGACTTTGGTCCCCAGAGGTCTAAATGATGAACTGTCTGAATGTTTTCCTTTAAGTCGTTGAGTTTAAATTCCAGTTCTGGGGGTTCTACAGGCCCAGATTTGGCCCATTTATTATGTCTTTTGACACCTGCAATGGCACTTTCAAATTATTGCTTCATGTGATAATTTTGGAAATTTTGGCCTTTTCAAGATGAGGACAAATCATCACTTTTATgcatatttattattgttttctgatAGTTTCTCTATTTTTCCAATTTTGATGTGTCTTTTTGAATATATGCTTTTATATTGCTCTGATGTTCATTTCTATGAATGGTTTGTAGCATTTTACAtcatttgtgatgtttgtgtgtgattggtcagacacttttacaacatttgtaattcttgaaatattttgcctgATGAAAGCCTTAGTGACAGAAAAGTTGCAACCATCAATTTCTGCAAGTTTGGACAGCAcgcctttttgcttttttagctcaatatctgcaaagtgtagtcatttttgtgtttactaatgccagttagctgtggcagccatcttgaatcgcgttgacaccaaaagttaatcagtcgaaGTGCATTTGcagattgttttctgaaaatttcatacATTATCATTCATGTCCACCTTTCACAGgtgataaagacaaaaacttcACTTTATTTCTCCTGATGCCTTCTGCATAGTAAGTCATGCCCTCCTAATGCCATCGCTTTCGACCTCAAAATCCTCTCAGACATATGGCGAGGCCACTGTGTTACAAATCCATGTGGTTTTGTGTTACCaagcttgttttctgtcagacagaGCTCTTGCTGATTATTCATGCCCCTTATATCTACGGGAGCAGACGCTGCGGTGAACAGCAGAGACGTATGAGAGGAAGTGGTTTAGGTTATTGAGGTTCGGCTTTTTTCCCTGTGTGAGTTGAATTCGtggcacacaaaaaaagggttaCTAAGCCTTGCGAATGAAAGCTGCTGGCATCGGTTTTGActagaacaaacaaaaatcctgaCCTCTCGACAGTCATGAGCCGAGGGTTTGATTTCCAGTCAGCGCCGCAGCAGGATCAACAAACCTTTGCGGGTTTAAGGTTTTGCGAAaggttgtgttgtgttgtgttgggACAGCAGCGTTAACTGGAGAGTTGAAGTTTGAACATCCAGCCTGCAGATATGGATTCCCAGTCGTTATAGAAATAAGAAAAGCTGCAAGGTCATGGTGTTTGCACCAAGCAGCGTCGAAAAACACAGGGTGTTTGAGAATGATGTCAGGAGCTGCAGTGTGTCATTACCATTtcagtttcacacacacaaacacacataaatccTCACACATTTGAATACATTCCTCCCTCAGGTTGCTGACAGCCGCTCCACTCGATAATAAACTCCTAAACTTCAACCGTGCATATCGCACTCTGCTAAAACTAAATTCCCTGTAAACCTCTGCTGGTTGTTCAACACACCCAAATTGGTATTTGTGTGGTGCGCGCATAATTGCACGTTTGCTGGGTAAATCAAGAACTCTGGCAAGCCCCGAGCTCTGAAGGCTTCCCTCAAACTACAGCCTTGAGATAGCTATTAATATCCCCTACAGAGACTCGAGCACTTTTTACGTTCCACTGTAGGACTGCACAGTGAGATCTGAAAACTTTTagctgagaaattaaaaactggTGGATGTGTTGCTCCAAAAGAATCGTGATGAAGAAAGCAGCCACGCTGTCTAGactttagctaaaaaaaagaatgcaattTTGTGTCACAAATGAAGCAAGAAATAttctgttaggttttttttgggAGTGATAAAAACTTTACTGGTCAGCAGAACGGTTTCctgcagttttaataaattgcTTTTTGATCCCAGTGCAAAATAACtcagaagggattttttttttcaatgctaaatatttatacacctaaaaacagcaaagataaCAGTAACATGAGCCCTCTTACACAAAGGGGTGTTGCTCTGAACAGACAGACATGTAGCATTTGTCTCATTTACTCCCTCTCTCCTTTCCTTCCCCCActtttcttcctccccctcACATCTGGATTGCTGGCAGGACCCAGTTCCTGTGTGGTGCGTGTGTACATTAGCAGGGGACCCAGACATTTTTAGGGTTGGGTCGGTTTTTAGCAGCTTAAACTGTTCTAATCTGATCAGTTTTGTACTTTATAGCCTTATTGTTCTTGAGCAAGTTGGACTGTCAGCTACAACAGTGACTGAGAAGATTGTTAGAAATATCCTTTTGCCACTTCAGAATCCGATTTCACCTCATTTTCCAGCTCTTTGCTTGGAAAAATATGCACATGATGCGAACTTGCAAAAACTTGAGGCCCTGTCAGAAAGTTTAGAAAACTGCAAACGCTTAAAGATTCATCTTCCTAAAGAACACATCCTCTCCTGCTTTCTATAACACGCTAATGTGTCTCACTTCgagtttttctgcatttctgtatttttttcatgtcaatTAAAGGCATTTGACACTAAATGTGTTGCAAGACACTTACTATATTAAAGGTCTAGCaatcctggaaggaatgcatgtcacccgccaaCTTATATACccgagttttagactgagatcatcttgttttgagaaatgcgttgtcaaaccttgacaataacTTCATACACAATCTGGTGCAATACTACAAGATGTTGAACAGAgatcagctactactacatcaaattttacctcaatataaGTATATGTAAACGTATATGCATACAtataagctgtggtggccatcttgaattttggTTTACtctaaacattaatcagttgtagatgtacatctaatggttactttctgaaagtttcattatgatccgttcagtggttcatgagatattttgctaacagtcaaacagggttgactgtaaaagttattgctgaagttttaagcaaagatcttgtgcaacgGGAGGCACTTGGAGTATGCGTTGTGAATGGCTTTCAGCTAAAACCATTTCAAATTCtagcacaatatctataaaattaacTGAGATTGTTGcgttttctaaaatcagttggctgtggcagccattttgaatagggttggctccaaaagttaaccagctgcagatgtacagtcaataattattttctaaaatatttcattaaaatctgcccagtgattcatgatatatgttgctaacagatagaTCAAGTTGGCTGCAAATAGTTCATCTTGTGTAATTTGTTAGTACTCAGgatatgtgttggagatcattCTCTGCTACTAACACACTGAATTTctgatcaatatctgtaaaactgactgacctGTGGCTATTTTTTGTCCTTCAGTGGTGGGGAATAAGGACAAAAAACATAACTAACTGTAACTCAATGTAAATGAGTAATATTCACCTTGTTAAGAAAAGTAAGCCTGAGTTTCACAGTTAGATCCAATACATGCAAGCATGAATCTGGCATGTGCTTCAATAAAAGGAGGCACTGAATTGGTTTGTGCGTTTATCCATGTGAAAGGTGAAGAGCCACAGATGACTGGAATCAATAAACAGTGATATTTCCTGCATGCAGAATCAGCTTATGACTGTGGGAAATGTGGGCGGTTGAGACGTGAAACCAAGTGTAAAGGAGGACTATGTGGGCGGAAATCTGAGCACGAGGTCAAACTCAGATGGCGTATTTCTCTCCCCCACTCAAAGGTAGGGCTTCACTCTGGGGACGTACTCCAAGCCTTCAGCTAACACTCCCCCCATCTTCATCATGCTCTTTTTCTACTCATCACCCAGCAATGTTCTCCTCTTCTGTTCCTCCTAATGCTCGTGCTGTTAAACATTATGAGACTGAAAAGGTTTTCTCACTACAGAAAACTgattgcaacaacaaaaactgcctGCATGTAAAGACTAAAGAAGGATgaaagcagcacaaaaaaatagGGATGTGCCAGTCGagtgtaaaatgtgaaattaagataattatatataatgtgtttgttgtgttttattataatgTCATGGCTTTGATTTGCTTGGATGCGTCCTCATTTAGGCTTGTTCTGTAAAAGTTTCTGCAATTTTTTTAGTCGTGATcctgaagtttttatttgtttggtattttgaggtttttgttattgtgtgtAGTTAttaaaccatgtttttttttttacttgttttgtccAGAGATTCCTTGTGCTCagcatgtttttagtttgtctcCTCCCTGTGTCACCATCATTTTCCCTCAGTCAGTTCTGCTTTCAGTGCCTCGTTACTCACCTGTCTCTCATTTTCTaatcagcagctgctctcactGGGTCATCATCCCTCCCAGACTCTATACTCCCGGCTCACATTCACACAGTGTCGTGCGCCTGCCTTGGTGCGTTCTTTAATTGTTGCTTTTTCGAAAAACcttttcttaaatttttaaTTACTCCTTTGTTGGTCCGTCTCAGTGCCTGCACTTTGGCTTCTTTAAACAACAACTTGGCAGATTTAAAGGAAGCAAGAATTTAAAGCTAAGGACAGAGgttgaaaaaatgtaaatcttttgactgttttagcatTTAACACTGAGCACATTTGCTGaaaaagtgatagttcagatcttttaaagtggagttctgtggaaaggttataaacaatgaTGTTACaagctgcagatagctctttaaacgtgctcagtttggaaaaatatagttttattctAACGAGATTGACTGCTTGTTCACATACAAAAGTGATTTgcttttgtcttaaaacaatttcatCCTAAGAATTTCATATCCATGTGAACGCTATTTAAAATCCTTTATATTGCCATCTATtctgcattacatggttatttacatagacttCTGTGGTTAAAtgtaaatagcagcagcagctagctgaaGCACTTCCGATGCTGCCTGGGACACTGCCAGCAGCAGTATCATATTACTGCCTGAATGATTGTGCTGTACAAAGTTGACAacgaaggtttataaaacagtttgcatgaacagctattaatttttttgagattttaggtttttttaaagaccaACAGCAGTCCACGTTGGTCTTTGCCCTGCACAGACTAGCTAGTaactcatcaatctggtcagaattaaacttcatttctccaaactgaggttgttcaaaaagccatctacaacaggtaagatattaattgttcatacgTCTTGcacagaagatctgaactaagGTTAATTAAGGTaataaaattcaacatttgaggctttatcaaacattttagaTGTGCATAATAATGTATTATAATCTTTTACTATCATAAATTATTGcaagtttttaagaaaaaaaacttttgcaaattaaaaatgcattatgTCCTGACAATTTCCCCCACTTTTATGGAAAGTGGTTTCAAACCATGCACTAGCAACAAAAGCATGCTGGGAAATAAACTCTCTCTTCAAGTCTGCTTTGGTTGAAACTTCAGTCCGCGTTTCCGGTCAGCAGCAGAGTCCTTAAAACTCCAGGTGACTCAAAGTTCCAGTCAGGTGATGCCTGCACGTCTTGGGTGACGTGCAGCGTGATGAGAGGGGACATTAAAAGTGCACGTGCTCAGGTGTGGAGTCAA is a genomic window of Kryptolebias marmoratus isolate JLee-2015 linkage group LG16, ASM164957v2, whole genome shotgun sequence containing:
- the LOC108249991 gene encoding trypsin-like translates to MKLFLFLIFLGRAAALKYDDKIVGGYECLKNSVPYQVSLFTGYNYCGGTLLSDEWVLSAAHCKPKSDVEVRLGEHDIWEPESTEQHIMSAKYIRHPDYNPRTQDGDIMLIKLSQPATLNSYIRPAALPSKCASAGTMCRISGWGNIRPSDEGSRYPHKLQCLDAPLLSDDTCFNSYPFQITENMICAGYLEGGKDSCQGDSGGPMMCDGELQGVVSWGHGCAQKNKPGVYTKVCNYVSWIKTTMASG